The proteins below come from a single Gimesia alba genomic window:
- the ruvC gene encoding crossover junction endodeoxyribonuclease RuvC, whose amino-acid sequence MNLNSTTDDEELTTPTRFLGIDPGLNRTGYALLEHSLKGPVLCEGGIIRSTQDGNLASRVHEIGSGIREVIEEFRPDIMVIEQVFTTPKFPKSSIIMAHARGAILYAAHDGGVPVVHYTPTQIKRLITGSGRASKEQMQHAIKTELGLKTILEPNDVADAFAAALCHYHTIRVTCF is encoded by the coding sequence ATGAATTTAAACTCGACAACGGATGATGAAGAGTTAACAACACCAACCCGTTTTCTGGGAATCGATCCGGGATTGAATCGGACTGGTTACGCACTGCTGGAACATTCTTTGAAAGGTCCTGTACTCTGTGAAGGGGGAATCATCCGTTCAACACAGGACGGCAATCTCGCTTCGCGCGTGCATGAAATCGGATCGGGAATTCGGGAAGTCATTGAAGAATTTCGACCAGACATCATGGTGATCGAACAGGTTTTTACGACACCCAAGTTTCCCAAAAGTTCGATTATCATGGCACATGCCCGTGGTGCGATTTTATATGCGGCCCATGATGGCGGGGTGCCGGTTGTGCATTATACACCGACTCAGATAAAGCGATTGATTACCGGCAGTGGTCGTGCTTCCAAAGAACAGATGCAGCACGCCATCAAAACAGAGCTCGGACTGAAAACAATTCTCGAACCAAATGATGTTGCGGACGCGTTTGCTGCCGCTTTATGTCATTATCATACAATTCGCGTCACCTGCTTCTGA
- the ispF gene encoding 2-C-methyl-D-erythritol 2,4-cyclodiphosphate synthase: MAAQPSSDQLPDLRIGYGQDCHRLESGYQLVLGGVPIEFEMGLAGHSDADVLLHAITDALLGAAGLGDIGEMFPNTEERWKGADSRDLLAAAFEEVQQAGWQIVNLDCTISAERPKLVSYKPLIRESIARILKVETEQINVKAKTGERVGPVGRQEAMTADAVVLLTK; encoded by the coding sequence ATGGCAGCTCAACCTTCTTCAGATCAGTTACCCGATTTGCGAATTGGCTACGGCCAGGACTGCCATCGGCTTGAGTCCGGCTACCAACTGGTCCTGGGAGGGGTTCCTATTGAATTCGAAATGGGACTCGCAGGGCATAGTGATGCGGATGTTTTGTTGCATGCAATTACTGACGCCTTATTGGGAGCAGCCGGTCTGGGAGATATTGGGGAAATGTTCCCCAATACTGAGGAACGGTGGAAGGGCGCGGATTCGCGCGATTTGCTGGCAGCTGCGTTTGAGGAAGTTCAACAGGCCGGGTGGCAAATCGTAAACCTGGATTGCACAATTTCAGCGGAACGTCCTAAACTAGTCAGTTACAAACCATTAATTCGGGAATCGATCGCCCGGATTCTGAAGGTTGAAACAGAACAAATAAACGTTAAAGCAAAAACAGGCGAACGCGTCGGCCCCGTGGGTAGACAGGAAGCGATGACGGCCGATGCCGTTGTGCTGCTGACCAAATAA
- the fbaA gene encoding class II fructose-bisphosphate aldolase, which produces MPIATPAQYAAMLDAAQEGNYAYPAMNVTSLTTINGALKAFADKKSDGIIQVSTGGGQFASGLDQKDAVLGAIILAEATHRLAERYDVLIALHTDHCQPGKVDSFLKPLIAETARRREAGLPNLFQSHMLDASELPLKENLELSVDLLKLCAANEIILEVEAGVVGGEEDGVDNSDQPADKLYTSPEDMVAVYEALNGLGRYMFAATFGNVHGSYKPGAVKLRPEILKEGQEAVIAKYGKEAEFDLVFHGGSGTPEDQLRETLEYGVVKMNIDTDTQYAFTRPVVDHMMKNYDGVLKIDGEVGVKKVYDPRSYLKAGEMGVVNRMGEACDDLFSTGKTIFGKV; this is translated from the coding sequence ATGCCAATTGCAACCCCAGCTCAATACGCAGCGATGCTGGATGCCGCCCAGGAAGGTAACTATGCCTATCCCGCAATGAACGTGACCTCCTTAACGACCATCAACGGAGCGCTCAAAGCATTTGCAGATAAAAAATCAGACGGAATCATTCAGGTTTCAACTGGCGGAGGTCAATTTGCTTCTGGTCTGGATCAGAAGGACGCTGTATTAGGTGCGATCATTCTGGCTGAAGCAACACACCGACTGGCAGAGCGGTATGACGTGCTGATTGCCTTACACACAGACCACTGCCAACCTGGTAAAGTCGATTCATTCCTGAAGCCGCTGATCGCAGAAACAGCGCGTCGTCGCGAAGCAGGACTGCCAAACCTGTTCCAGTCTCACATGCTGGATGCATCAGAGTTGCCTCTCAAAGAGAATCTCGAACTGTCTGTTGACCTGCTGAAATTGTGTGCCGCAAATGAAATCATTCTGGAAGTCGAAGCCGGTGTTGTTGGTGGGGAAGAAGACGGAGTCGATAACTCTGACCAGCCCGCCGACAAGCTTTATACCTCTCCCGAAGATATGGTCGCCGTCTATGAAGCACTCAACGGCCTGGGCCGCTATATGTTTGCTGCCACATTCGGTAACGTGCATGGCAGCTACAAACCAGGAGCCGTCAAACTGCGACCGGAAATCCTGAAAGAAGGTCAGGAAGCTGTGATTGCCAAGTATGGCAAAGAAGCTGAGTTCGATCTCGTATTCCACGGCGGTTCAGGAACCCCCGAAGACCAGTTGCGTGAAACACTGGAATATGGTGTTGTGAAGATGAATATCGACACCGACACCCAGTATGCATTCACGCGTCCTGTCGTAGATCACATGATGAAAAACTACGATGGCGTATTAAAAATTGATGGAGAAGTTGGAGTCAAAAAAGTTTACGATCCTCGCAGCTATCTCAAAGCCGGAGAAATGGGCGTCGTAAACCGCATGGGTGAAGCCTGTGACGACCTGTTCTCCACAGGAAAAACCATCTTCGGTAAAGTCTAA
- the ruvA gene encoding Holliday junction branch migration protein RuvA, which produces MITNIRGELIELSLSEAIISVGAFDYQVFIPEFVRRQLQPLIGKEVSLKTIQYIEGNPQKGRLTPRMIGFMSHAEREFFELVCSVDGVGVKKTLRAMVRPVKEVATAIEEKDVKQLTTLPGIGPAVAERIVAKLRRKMTKFALIVAKEFPTDEASTDVYGEAYEALLSLGYSATEARQKVETISAEGKKFKSIEEFLTALYQQERG; this is translated from the coding sequence ATGATTACAAATATTCGCGGCGAACTAATTGAACTCAGTTTATCCGAAGCGATCATCTCGGTAGGTGCCTTTGATTACCAGGTCTTTATTCCCGAATTTGTGCGCCGCCAGCTGCAGCCTCTGATCGGCAAAGAAGTCAGTTTGAAAACCATTCAGTACATCGAAGGGAATCCTCAAAAAGGAAGACTCACTCCCCGCATGATTGGTTTTATGAGCCATGCCGAGCGTGAGTTCTTTGAACTGGTTTGCTCGGTCGATGGAGTTGGTGTCAAAAAAACGTTGCGTGCAATGGTGCGGCCGGTTAAAGAAGTCGCGACTGCGATTGAAGAAAAAGACGTCAAGCAACTCACAACACTTCCTGGTATTGGCCCTGCGGTTGCGGAACGAATAGTTGCCAAGCTCAGACGTAAAATGACAAAATTTGCACTGATTGTTGCCAAAGAGTTTCCCACTGACGAGGCAAGCACAGACGTTTACGGTGAAGCATATGAAGCGCTACTCAGCCTGGGATATTCGGCGACCGAAGCGCGTCAGAAAGTCGAAACGATCTCAGCCGAAGGGAAAAAGTTCAAGAGTATCGAGGAATTCTTAACTGCCCTCTACCAGCAGGAACGCGGCTAA
- a CDS encoding glycerate kinase type-2 family protein has product MSEASSASERALQIWKAGVKAVDSEALVREAIQITDHRLTVCGHSISLQGHENLLVVGAGKAGSGMAAGVEAALDGSLLEQRTSGWVNVPADCVRPLSHIHLYPARPASLNEPTAEGVYGSRQILQKISSLQSDDICLVLISGGGSALLPAPLPPVTLEDKQLVTRLLMSSGATIQELNCVRKQISQVKGGRLAAAATCGTLITLIISDVVGDPLDIIASGPTVVDSSTPADALEILRRFVFDPQQVPESVWSVLEAGQSSAPTQEVSGQTKVINQIIGSNATALQAAKQEAEEAGYEIVSLGSENEGTASGTGVELAELCLKIRDGASSVSKPACILSGGEPIVDLSSTQNPGKGGRNQEVVLAAMQRLWEEDLSGICILSGGTDGEDGPTDAAGGILDTQILQRAHALKIDPSLFLNDHNSYPCLAQVGGLLKTGATQTNVMDLRVALVE; this is encoded by the coding sequence ATGTCTGAGGCTTCTTCTGCGTCCGAACGCGCATTGCAAATCTGGAAAGCAGGTGTCAAAGCCGTCGATTCAGAAGCCCTTGTTCGTGAGGCTATTCAGATTACCGATCACCGGCTGACTGTCTGTGGGCATTCGATTTCCCTGCAGGGACATGAAAATCTGCTGGTCGTTGGAGCCGGAAAAGCGGGCAGCGGTATGGCTGCGGGTGTTGAAGCTGCCTTGGATGGCTCATTGCTGGAACAACGCACCTCCGGCTGGGTGAATGTACCTGCAGATTGTGTACGGCCTTTATCTCATATTCACCTCTATCCCGCACGACCAGCGAGCTTGAACGAACCCACTGCGGAAGGCGTATATGGCTCCCGGCAAATTCTCCAAAAAATTTCCAGCTTACAATCGGATGATATTTGCCTGGTGTTGATTTCAGGAGGGGGGAGTGCGTTATTACCGGCACCTTTGCCTCCGGTCACTCTGGAAGACAAGCAATTAGTCACGCGGTTACTGATGTCGTCTGGTGCGACCATTCAGGAATTGAACTGTGTACGCAAACAGATTTCGCAAGTTAAAGGAGGTCGGCTCGCTGCAGCAGCGACCTGTGGAACATTGATTACTTTGATTATCTCCGACGTTGTCGGTGATCCGCTGGATATTATTGCTTCAGGACCAACCGTCGTTGATTCATCCACTCCAGCTGATGCCTTGGAAATCTTGCGTCGTTTTGTGTTTGATCCACAACAGGTGCCTGAGAGTGTCTGGAGCGTATTAGAGGCGGGACAATCAAGTGCACCAACACAAGAAGTATCGGGACAGACAAAAGTCATCAACCAGATTATAGGCAGTAACGCGACCGCTCTCCAAGCCGCGAAGCAAGAGGCTGAGGAAGCAGGTTATGAAATCGTCTCGCTGGGCTCTGAAAATGAAGGGACGGCGTCTGGAACCGGAGTCGAACTGGCAGAACTCTGCCTTAAAATTCGAGACGGTGCAAGCTCTGTTTCCAAGCCGGCCTGTATCCTGAGTGGGGGAGAGCCCATTGTCGATTTGTCTTCTACACAAAACCCCGGCAAAGGAGGGCGGAACCAGGAAGTGGTACTGGCTGCAATGCAGCGTCTATGGGAAGAAGACCTTTCTGGCATCTGTATTCTGTCTGGAGGGACAGACGGGGAAGACGGCCCCACCGATGCCGCTGGCGGCATTCTTGATACTCAAATTCTACAACGTGCACACGCACTAAAGATTGATCCCAGTCTCTTTTTAAACGACCACAATTCCTATCCCTGCCTTGCTCAGGTTGGTGGGTTATTAAAAACGGGAGCGACCCAGACAAATGTCATGGATTTAAGAGTGGCTTTAGTGGAATAA
- a CDS encoding HAD family hydrolase: MTKYKAVIFDCDGVLVDSETLGNRVLAEMISEIGFPLSPAQAVQQFKGGKLADCLAVVEDQMGQKLPDDFATQVRAQMAEVFQTELQAIQGVREALESIPVTKCVASNGPEEKMALTLKITDLLHFFEGRIFSAYTLGVWKPEPDLYLYAASQMGVQPEECVVIEDSHLGVQAAVAAGIPVLGYADHSSPAELEAIGAKTFRSMHELPGLLGF, encoded by the coding sequence GTGACGAAATATAAAGCGGTCATTTTTGATTGTGATGGGGTGCTGGTTGACAGTGAGACCCTGGGAAACCGTGTGTTGGCAGAAATGATCAGCGAGATCGGGTTCCCGCTATCACCCGCACAGGCGGTTCAGCAATTCAAAGGCGGAAAATTGGCCGACTGTCTGGCTGTTGTAGAAGATCAGATGGGGCAAAAATTGCCGGATGATTTCGCAACTCAGGTCCGAGCGCAGATGGCAGAAGTGTTTCAGACCGAACTGCAGGCGATTCAGGGAGTCCGTGAAGCACTGGAGTCCATTCCGGTGACCAAATGTGTTGCTTCTAATGGGCCGGAAGAAAAGATGGCTCTGACTCTCAAGATTACAGATCTGCTCCACTTCTTTGAGGGGCGTATTTTTTCTGCCTATACTTTGGGAGTCTGGAAACCCGAGCCGGATCTCTATCTCTATGCGGCGTCTCAGATGGGAGTCCAACCCGAAGAATGTGTGGTGATTGAGGACAGTCATCTAGGAGTGCAGGCGGCGGTGGCTGCGGGGATTCCCGTGCTCGGTTATGCAGACCACAGTTCACCAGCGGAACTCGAAGCAATCGGAGCCAAAACGTTTCGCTCCATGCATGAACTTCCCGGCTTACTGGGATTTTAA
- a CDS encoding HD-GYP domain-containing protein, with the protein MVAKSINKKASPYSSLGIDRLRIGVKLQAPIFDADSEKNLLLLASGKTITKGTIENLKKRGIRSVRVHERDLHNLMLAPGESQDSQSDSPQDIRRKRLQLASAISAAQKQAALETQRTHSPWQIQTSSFLHEIRPVPVAGYSNRLKTKYREQFTVLTKITDDIYKQLLLTKRISMPQIYDITSMSFSQMAQDMDLFVLEGIAPIDNGNFCRHGLQMSSLAMAIGTQLGLSRENLTQLSIGCLLHDTGMNKINYKALMSETPLSPIESLELKKHPIITFDLLSKVHEVPTISKLIAYQIHERCDGSGYPRGQKNNQIHPLAKIAAVADEFIELVSSRPNKMGLLPYQAAENLVFDASQGLFDRNAVRALLQSMSLYPLGSLVELNNGQRAIVVRTNRIHYDNPIVEILDKDGMPQLTNLLDYDDMHVVRAVSNEEMTTPIFAI; encoded by the coding sequence ATGGTTGCAAAATCAATCAATAAGAAGGCCAGTCCTTACTCATCTTTGGGTATTGACCGACTCCGCATAGGGGTCAAATTACAGGCTCCGATCTTTGATGCAGACAGTGAGAAGAATCTCCTGCTGTTGGCCAGCGGCAAAACCATCACCAAAGGAACTATTGAGAATTTAAAAAAGCGAGGCATTCGAAGTGTCCGGGTTCACGAACGGGACCTGCACAACTTGATGCTGGCCCCGGGTGAGAGCCAGGATTCTCAATCAGACTCTCCACAGGACATTCGGCGCAAACGACTCCAGTTAGCTTCCGCAATTTCGGCTGCCCAGAAGCAAGCTGCGTTGGAGACACAAAGAACCCATTCGCCGTGGCAAATCCAAACGAGTTCTTTTTTGCATGAAATCAGGCCAGTTCCCGTCGCGGGATACTCGAATCGATTGAAAACTAAATATCGAGAACAGTTCACAGTCCTGACGAAAATCACAGATGATATCTACAAACAATTGCTGCTCACAAAACGAATCAGTATGCCGCAGATTTACGATATCACCAGCATGTCCTTTTCACAGATGGCTCAGGACATGGATCTGTTTGTACTGGAAGGAATCGCTCCCATTGATAACGGGAACTTTTGCAGACATGGTTTGCAGATGTCGAGCCTGGCAATGGCGATTGGCACACAGCTGGGACTCAGCCGTGAAAACCTGACTCAACTTTCGATTGGCTGTCTGTTACATGATACAGGCATGAATAAAATCAATTACAAAGCCCTGATGAGTGAAACACCACTGAGTCCGATTGAAAGTCTGGAACTGAAAAAACACCCCATCATTACCTTCGATTTATTAAGTAAGGTACATGAAGTCCCGACGATTTCAAAACTCATCGCTTACCAGATCCATGAACGCTGCGATGGCTCAGGCTATCCTCGAGGTCAGAAAAACAATCAGATTCATCCACTCGCTAAAATTGCTGCTGTCGCCGATGAATTTATAGAACTGGTATCATCGCGGCCTAATAAAATGGGACTGCTTCCCTATCAGGCTGCCGAAAATCTTGTCTTTGACGCTTCACAGGGATTATTTGACCGGAATGCCGTGCGCGCACTACTGCAATCGATGTCGCTGTATCCGCTGGGCTCCCTCGTTGAACTCAACAATGGACAACGTGCGATTGTCGTTCGCACGAACCGGATTCATTATGACAATCCGATTGTCGAAATTCTGGATAAAGATGGCATGCCTCAATTAACGAACCTGTTGGATTATGATGACATGCATGTCGTCCGCGCAGTTTCGAATGAAGAAATGACAACCCCCATCTTCGCGATCTAA
- a CDS encoding nuclear transport factor 2 family protein, translated as MVTRPLSQKFLITALVLVGLYLVILGAQRVYEHYQVKQISLEFVQALETGNEKQIRGLLTPEKADLAKKLKQDSQDSSAPLNYRILDVKLAGDKAQVSIQIQKNGYAIKPDIHLVKSQTGVWKIDAITQAKVDPLWYDQEDQRYREKLIKENVPPEEVQGRVLAKELARSLNTTVEESSPDKVDP; from the coding sequence ATGGTCACGCGGCCTCTGTCTCAAAAATTCCTGATTACCGCACTGGTTCTGGTGGGGCTGTATCTGGTCATTCTGGGAGCACAGCGGGTTTATGAACATTATCAGGTGAAGCAGATTTCGCTTGAGTTTGTGCAGGCTCTGGAAACAGGGAATGAAAAGCAAATTCGCGGTCTGCTTACACCTGAAAAAGCGGATCTGGCTAAGAAATTGAAACAGGACTCACAAGACAGTTCTGCGCCTCTCAACTATCGAATTCTTGACGTCAAATTAGCGGGCGATAAAGCCCAGGTCAGTATTCAGATTCAGAAAAATGGATATGCCATCAAGCCGGATATTCATTTAGTCAAAAGTCAGACCGGTGTCTGGAAAATTGATGCGATCACACAGGCAAAGGTCGACCCGCTCTGGTACGACCAGGAAGATCAGCGCTATCGGGAAAAATTAATCAAAGAAAACGTTCCCCCGGAAGAAGTGCAGGGACGCGTCCTTGCAAAAGAACTCGCACGTTCGTTAAATACAACTGTCGAGGAATCATCACCGGACAAGGTCGATCCCTGA
- a CDS encoding transcriptional regulator, whose amino-acid sequence MNIRLTDESDSASLPREVIDLGKKISELPREHQALLEVSYSRVIESVKRRRRILGLIQEALAQLRLDVKYLMFDLDVTKKERDELKARLEET is encoded by the coding sequence ATGAATATCCGACTGACCGACGAATCAGATAGTGCAAGTTTGCCCCGCGAAGTGATTGATCTGGGCAAGAAAATTTCTGAGCTCCCGCGCGAACATCAAGCGCTTTTGGAAGTTTCTTATTCTCGTGTCATCGAATCTGTGAAACGCCGCAGACGCATTCTGGGATTGATTCAGGAAGCACTGGCTCAACTTCGTCTCGATGTGAAGTATCTGATGTTTGATCTCGACGTCACCAAAAAAGAACGCGATGAACTCAAAGCCCGTCTGGAAGAAACTTAA
- the cysS gene encoding cysteine--tRNA ligase yields MTLRIYNTLSRKKEDFQTMKPGKVGIYLCGPTVYKHAHIGHMVGPVIIDTIARYLKYNGYEVKFVNNITDIDDKLINRAAELNTTVEKLAAEMTQDYFDNLETMGVDTITDFPKATDYIPAMQEIIQSLIDQGYAYPLDGDVYFSAEADKKYGCLSGRKIEEMIAGTRVEANDKKKNPADFALWKKSRPGEPAWDSPWGPGRPGWHIECSAMSRKLLGDSFDIHGGGLDLMFPHHENERAQSECCTGKPYVRYWVHNGLMQASDAPGKVGGQHDRHGDVVVDQEAQEADKLSGSKGAASVKELFAIHPPELVRLFLLSTHYRSPIAFSDENIQETGKGIEGFYRFFETFERITDESFYDLLTSEKREQTVALEGTPSEYFQQLSELRQRFLEAMDDDFNTGGAIGILFEIRSTLNALIHSQKLDGEGKQNEEMVEALKTGASLLKELANLLGVFRKAPEKEQAADDGLVNQLMELVLEIRKDARASKNWDIADKIREGLAACQITVEDRPEGSLWRRG; encoded by the coding sequence ATGACACTAAGAATTTACAACACTCTGAGTCGAAAAAAAGAAGATTTTCAAACGATGAAACCTGGAAAAGTGGGGATCTATCTATGTGGCCCTACTGTGTATAAACATGCCCATATCGGCCACATGGTCGGGCCGGTAATCATCGATACGATCGCGCGTTATCTCAAATACAACGGTTACGAAGTCAAATTCGTCAATAACATCACCGACATCGACGACAAGCTGATTAACAGGGCAGCTGAACTGAATACGACAGTCGAAAAGCTGGCTGCGGAAATGACGCAGGATTACTTCGATAATCTAGAAACGATGGGCGTCGATACCATTACCGATTTCCCTAAAGCTACGGATTACATCCCGGCAATGCAGGAGATCATTCAATCTCTAATCGACCAGGGATACGCTTACCCTCTTGATGGTGATGTTTATTTCTCTGCGGAAGCGGACAAAAAATATGGTTGCCTCAGCGGTCGTAAGATTGAAGAGATGATTGCGGGCACACGCGTAGAAGCAAATGATAAAAAGAAAAATCCCGCCGACTTTGCCCTTTGGAAGAAGTCCCGACCGGGTGAACCAGCATGGGATAGTCCGTGGGGCCCGGGTCGTCCGGGATGGCATATTGAATGCTCTGCCATGAGCCGCAAGCTCCTGGGAGATTCTTTTGATATTCATGGAGGCGGCCTCGATCTCATGTTTCCTCATCACGAAAACGAACGGGCCCAGTCTGAATGCTGCACTGGTAAACCCTATGTGCGCTACTGGGTCCACAATGGGCTGATGCAAGCCAGTGATGCTCCTGGAAAAGTAGGTGGCCAGCATGACCGTCACGGCGATGTCGTCGTCGATCAGGAAGCGCAAGAAGCAGACAAACTTTCCGGCTCCAAGGGAGCTGCGTCCGTTAAAGAACTCTTTGCCATCCATCCACCGGAACTGGTGCGCCTATTCCTGTTATCCACGCATTACCGCAGTCCAATTGCCTTCAGCGATGAAAACATCCAGGAAACCGGCAAAGGAATTGAAGGATTTTATCGCTTCTTCGAAACGTTCGAACGAATTACCGACGAAAGTTTTTACGACCTTCTCACATCGGAAAAGCGCGAGCAAACGGTTGCTCTCGAAGGAACTCCGTCTGAATACTTCCAGCAACTCTCAGAATTGCGTCAGCGTTTTCTGGAAGCGATGGACGACGATTTTAACACCGGCGGTGCAATTGGTATTCTGTTTGAAATTCGATCCACGCTCAACGCGTTGATCCATTCGCAGAAACTGGACGGCGAAGGAAAACAGAATGAGGAAATGGTGGAAGCGCTTAAAACTGGCGCCAGCCTGCTGAAGGAACTGGCGAATCTGTTAGGTGTTTTCCGCAAGGCTCCTGAAAAAGAACAGGCCGCCGACGATGGACTTGTCAATCAGTTAATGGAACTGGTCCTGGAAATTCGCAAAGATGCTCGTGCCAGCAAAAACTGGGATATCGCAGATAAAATTCGCGAAGGCTTAGCCGCTTGTCAGATCACCGTTGAAGACCGCCCGGAAGGCAGCTTGTGGCGCCGTGGTTAG